From the genome of Gracilibacillus salitolerans, one region includes:
- a CDS encoding PilZ domain-containing protein, giving the protein MTQIIISIIAFVATITFYYKYTKLKDYKKESRTSTDSGIFEDNTRHNFRINLHHQPCLITLTHLENSQLSQIKNKQFYGYVDNISTSGLKFLCNFNFPVKDRVMIKLNITIKSYSFTLTGEIIRKEEHNQNKQIAYGVHFNKMSEKERIRSTKVLNEVIVEKKKKSNMVEIR; this is encoded by the coding sequence ATGACACAAATTATAATATCTATAATTGCTTTTGTTGCCACCATTACTTTTTATTATAAGTATACAAAATTGAAGGACTATAAGAAGGAATCTCGTACTTCAACTGATTCTGGAATATTTGAAGATAACACACGACATAATTTCCGAATCAACCTTCATCATCAACCATGTTTAATTACCCTCACACACCTAGAAAACTCTCAACTATCTCAAATAAAAAACAAACAATTTTATGGCTATGTGGATAATATCAGCACTAGCGGTTTAAAGTTTTTATGCAATTTTAATTTTCCGGTAAAAGATCGCGTTATGATTAAATTAAATATTACCATCAAATCGTACTCTTTCACTTTAACGGGAGAGATTATCCGAAAAGAAGAGCATAACCAAAATAAACAAATAGCGTATGGCGTCCACTTTAATAAAATGTCAGAAAAAGAAAGAATTCGTAGCACTAAAGTATTAAATGAAGTGATAGTGGAAAAAAAGAAAAAATCAAATATGGTTGAAATCCGTTAA
- the copZ gene encoding copper chaperone CopZ, whose protein sequence is MAQTILKVQGMTCGHCKASVEGALLELAGVSKAEVNLEEGTVDVSYDETDVSIEAMHEAVEEQGYDIA, encoded by the coding sequence ATGGCTCAAACAATACTAAAAGTACAAGGGATGACATGTGGTCATTGTAAAGCATCTGTAGAGGGAGCATTACTAGAATTAGCTGGTGTCAGCAAAGCGGAAGTGAATTTAGAAGAAGGAACAGTAGATGTTTCTTATGATGAAACAGACGTATCGATCGAAGCAATGCATGAAGCAGTAGAGGAACAAGGATACGACATTGCATAA
- a CDS encoding heavy metal translocating P-type ATPase, which translates to MSDNKKVTLGITGMTCAACSNRIEKVLNKMEGVDAQVNLTTEKASVSFDPENVKVEDVQAKIEKLGYGVQTERIDFDVYGMTCAACSNRIEKVLNKQAGIQKATVNLATESASVEYNPSFVEEADMISRIQKLGYDAKRKADNQEQDSQKEKQLQKMKQKLIISVILTLPLFATMLVHLFNVSIPGIFMNPWFQFALATPVQFIIGWQFYRGAYKNLRNKTANMDVLVALGTSAAYFYSVYEMLMSSMPHLYFETSAVIITLILFGKYLEVAAKSKTTMAISKLLHLQAKEARVIRDNEEVMIPIEQVEVGEQLIVKPGEKIPVDGIVIDGQTAVDESMITGESIPIEKTTEDTVIGSTMNKNGSITMEATKVGKDTALASIIKVVEDAQGSKAPIQRLADVISGYFVQIVVGIAIITFLIWITLVSPGNIETSLVATIAVLVIACPCALGLATPTSIMVGTGKAAESGILFKGGEHLEKTHQLDAIIFDKTGTLTKGKPEVTDFSGDEDTLQLLASAEKGSEHPLAEAIVTYAEEKQLQLDKVEAFEAIPGHGIIVKVNGKILIVGNRKLLQDNGIATSEKEELLNSYEQQGKTAMLIAVDGKLNGVIAVADTIKPSATEAVQQLKAQGLEVIMLTGDNQTTAQAIANQVGIDQVFAEVLPEQKAEKVKEVQLQGKTVAMVGDGINDAPALAISDIGIAIGTGTEVAIEAADVTILGGELLLIPKAIKLSHATIRNIRQNLFWAFAYNSAGIPIAAAGLLAPWIAGAAMAFSSVSVVTNSLRLKRVKI; encoded by the coding sequence ATGAGTGACAACAAAAAAGTAACATTAGGCATTACAGGAATGACATGTGCTGCCTGCTCGAATCGAATTGAAAAAGTACTGAACAAAATGGAAGGTGTCGATGCACAAGTTAATTTAACAACAGAAAAAGCAAGTGTTTCTTTTGATCCGGAAAATGTAAAAGTGGAGGACGTTCAAGCCAAAATCGAAAAGTTAGGGTACGGGGTTCAGACAGAACGGATCGATTTTGATGTGTATGGGATGACATGTGCCGCTTGTTCGAATCGAATTGAAAAAGTATTAAACAAACAAGCCGGGATTCAGAAAGCGACGGTTAATCTGGCGACAGAGAGTGCTTCTGTTGAATACAATCCTTCTTTTGTTGAAGAAGCAGATATGATTAGTCGTATACAGAAACTTGGGTATGATGCAAAACGAAAGGCTGATAATCAAGAACAAGATTCACAAAAAGAAAAACAACTTCAAAAAATGAAGCAAAAGCTAATTATTTCCGTTATATTGACTTTGCCGCTTTTCGCAACAATGCTCGTACATTTGTTTAATGTAAGTATACCTGGTATATTCATGAATCCATGGTTCCAATTTGCATTGGCTACACCTGTTCAATTCATTATTGGTTGGCAGTTCTACCGAGGCGCTTATAAGAACCTAAGAAACAAAACAGCGAACATGGATGTATTAGTTGCTTTAGGCACTAGTGCTGCTTACTTTTATAGTGTTTATGAAATGCTTATGAGTAGCATGCCTCATTTATATTTTGAGACAAGTGCTGTAATCATAACACTGATCCTTTTTGGCAAATATTTAGAAGTTGCTGCCAAAAGTAAAACCACCATGGCGATTTCGAAATTACTTCATTTACAAGCAAAAGAAGCAAGAGTGATTCGTGACAACGAAGAAGTAATGATTCCAATCGAACAAGTAGAAGTTGGTGAGCAATTAATTGTAAAACCTGGTGAAAAAATACCTGTCGATGGTATAGTCATTGACGGTCAGACTGCAGTAGATGAATCAATGATAACAGGGGAGTCGATTCCGATTGAGAAAACAACCGAAGATACCGTTATCGGGTCAACGATGAATAAAAATGGTTCGATAACAATGGAAGCGACCAAGGTGGGGAAAGATACTGCATTAGCATCGATTATTAAAGTTGTAGAGGACGCTCAAGGTTCAAAAGCACCAATCCAACGTTTGGCTGATGTTATTTCGGGTTACTTCGTGCAGATAGTGGTAGGCATTGCGATCATCACTTTTCTCATTTGGATTACACTTGTATCACCAGGAAATATAGAAACATCGTTAGTAGCTACAATAGCGGTGTTAGTGATCGCTTGTCCATGTGCATTAGGACTCGCTACGCCGACCTCGATCATGGTTGGAACAGGAAAAGCAGCAGAATCAGGTATTCTTTTTAAAGGTGGGGAGCACCTGGAAAAGACTCATCAGCTTGATGCAATTATCTTTGACAAAACAGGTACATTAACAAAAGGAAAACCGGAAGTGACGGATTTTAGTGGAGATGAGGATACTTTGCAATTGCTTGCCAGTGCAGAAAAGGGTTCCGAACATCCTTTAGCAGAAGCAATTGTTACGTATGCTGAAGAGAAACAACTCCAATTAGATAAAGTTGAAGCATTCGAAGCAATACCTGGGCATGGTATCATAGTAAAAGTGAATGGAAAAATTCTTATAGTTGGTAATCGGAAGTTACTTCAAGATAACGGTATTGCTACAAGCGAAAAGGAAGAATTATTAAATAGTTATGAACAACAGGGAAAAACTGCCATGTTAATTGCCGTTGATGGAAAACTTAATGGTGTAATCGCTGTTGCAGATACAATAAAACCTTCTGCTACTGAGGCAGTCCAGCAATTAAAAGCACAAGGTTTAGAAGTGATCATGCTAACTGGTGATAATCAAACGACTGCTCAAGCAATTGCAAATCAAGTTGGTATTGATCAAGTTTTTGCAGAAGTATTGCCAGAACAAAAAGCGGAAAAAGTAAAAGAAGTTCAGTTACAAGGTAAAACTGTTGCAATGGTAGGTGATGGTATTAATGATGCACCTGCATTAGCCATTTCAGATATCGGAATCGCAATTGGAACTGGTACAGAAGTGGCTATTGAAGCAGCTGATGTAACGATATTAGGTGGCGAATTGCTATTGATTCCAAAAGCTATTAAACTAAGTCATGCAACCATTCGTAATATTCGCCAAAACCTATTCTGGGCATTTGCCTATAATAGCGCTGGTATACCGATTGCGGCTGCTGGATTATTAGCACCTTGGATTGCTGGTGCAGCAATGGCATTTAGTTCTGTAAGTGTGGTGACAAATTCTCTTCGATTGAAGAGAGTAAAAATATAA
- a CDS encoding metal-sensing transcriptional repressor codes for MKDSLHQHPSKPRSKAEIQATVNRLKRIEGQVRGIQKMIEEDRYCVDVLVQISAINAALKKVGYSITERHIKHCVSDAILSGDGDETIEELMEVMKQFSK; via the coding sequence TTGAAAGATTCCCTGCACCAACATCCAAGTAAACCACGATCGAAAGCTGAAATTCAAGCAACTGTTAATCGTTTAAAACGTATAGAAGGCCAAGTTCGAGGTATACAAAAAATGATTGAAGAAGACCGTTATTGTGTAGATGTCCTCGTGCAAATAAGTGCCATTAATGCTGCACTAAAAAAAGTAGGTTATTCCATAACTGAGAGACATATCAAACATTGTGTCAGTGACGCTATTCTCTCAGGGGATGGAGATGAAACAATTGAAGAGCTGATGGAAGTGATGAAACAATTCTCCAAATAA
- a CDS encoding SOS response-associated peptidase, whose product MCGRFTLDTSIEVLESELGIALTEIEPSYNIAPTQQVLSIVGTEEGRKGGYLQWGLVPSWAEDPKIGNKMINARSETVDEKPSFKRLLSRRRCLIVADSFYEWKRKEGDKQPYRITINDGRLFTFAGLWDRWKKGDQELVTCTILTTKPNNLMQSIHDRMPVILQGKDQDNWIDSTIVDKPFLKSLLVPLDSSLMKAYPVSKKVNNPINNDKTLIEPV is encoded by the coding sequence ATGTGTGGTAGGTTTACCTTAGATACATCAATAGAGGTGCTCGAAAGTGAGTTGGGTATTGCATTAACGGAAATTGAACCGAGTTATAATATAGCACCTACGCAACAAGTGCTTTCTATTGTAGGAACCGAAGAAGGGAGGAAAGGCGGATATCTTCAATGGGGCTTAGTACCAAGCTGGGCTGAAGACCCAAAAATAGGAAACAAGATGATTAATGCCAGAAGTGAAACAGTTGATGAAAAGCCATCCTTCAAGCGATTATTGTCGCGTAGAAGATGTTTAATTGTGGCAGATAGTTTTTATGAATGGAAACGAAAAGAGGGAGATAAGCAACCATATCGAATTACTATTAACGATGGTCGCTTATTTACATTTGCAGGATTGTGGGATCGGTGGAAAAAGGGAGACCAAGAGCTCGTCACATGTACGATTTTAACAACGAAACCAAACAACCTAATGCAATCGATACATGATCGAATGCCTGTTATTTTACAAGGTAAAGATCAGGATAACTGGATCGATTCAACAATTGTTGATAAACCATTCTTAAAAAGTCTCCTCGTACCGCTAGATTCTTCTTTGATGAAAGCCTACCCTGTTTCCAAAAAAGTAAATAACCCGATTAATAATGATAAAACATTAATAGAACCTGTTTAG
- a CDS encoding VLRF1 family aeRF1-type release factor, with translation MNINKEIKKLENVYLEKPQRVFSMYLNTDPADPEQQGGKWKLHLKNGLNSFENYLQKDGDSDEQRNYCAVKEMVEKYMHENEQTLAKSVVIFATGDQSIWFAEKFQMPVETEFSWEETPKLDQIKEMLHQFPETGIILTQKESIKILDTELGNLKDTRLYELDLDTEDWREHTGPHRAQPSMGSGGKNTKQEQYEARFEANRFRWYKSIATTLDKLAKDKGWKKIIIVGHKEEAEDLSENMNKEIAKVVPKNMLEHEKKKVINEAVFS, from the coding sequence ATGAATATCAATAAAGAAATCAAAAAATTAGAAAATGTTTATTTAGAAAAACCTCAACGTGTATTTAGTATGTATTTAAACACAGATCCAGCCGATCCTGAACAACAAGGTGGCAAATGGAAGCTGCATTTGAAAAATGGTTTGAATAGCTTTGAAAATTATTTGCAGAAAGACGGAGATAGTGATGAACAGCGAAATTATTGTGCCGTAAAAGAAATGGTTGAAAAGTATATGCATGAGAATGAACAAACTTTGGCCAAAAGCGTAGTCATATTTGCAACAGGCGATCAATCGATTTGGTTTGCTGAGAAATTTCAAATGCCTGTTGAAACAGAATTTAGTTGGGAAGAAACGCCAAAATTAGATCAGATTAAAGAAATGCTTCACCAGTTCCCGGAAACAGGCATTATCCTTACACAGAAAGAATCTATCAAAATATTGGACACCGAACTCGGAAACTTAAAAGATACTAGATTGTATGAATTAGACCTTGATACTGAAGATTGGCGTGAACATACCGGACCACATCGAGCTCAGCCATCAATGGGATCTGGCGGAAAAAATACTAAACAAGAACAATATGAAGCACGTTTTGAAGCAAACCGTTTTCGTTGGTATAAAAGTATTGCTACGACTCTTGACAAATTAGCTAAAGATAAAGGCTGGAAAAAGATTATAATAGTTGGTCATAAAGAAGAAGCGGAAGATCTGTCTGAGAATATGAATAAAGAAATAGCTAAAGTGGTTCCTAAGAACATGTTAGAACATGAAAAAAAGAAAGTAATCAATGAGGCTGTTTTCAGCTAA
- a CDS encoding PqqD family protein, whose amino-acid sequence MTTIELNLESKVILQPLKIRKDKTHYIVEKEETGEFFEMPEICIEAIKKINNRESLATIEEQLIENYKEEEVDLLDFLQQLIDLGLVKEVDGKEIITYTKDQSTTGFTSISPTFAALLFNRLTIPLFIILIIANFGIFAFYTDLLPTYTDIFIFDSMVFNILTYMMLSLILIILHEFGHILAIRSFDLPANVQIGNRLFLVVAETDLTAAWKLPSKQRNRLFLGGMFIDQLILITVLIVKLSVSIDHFVINGILSLVVLDIFVKTIYQCCFYMKTDLYYLFENITGCYNLMENGKNHLAKWVPFIKVDNTTTIFEEEEKIVKLYGVFSFIGVLLTMCLFIIYFIPQTIYLMVNTLPHLMNPSGNPYFWDALVIVAQFVLIISLLIYSIRKKRKSASA is encoded by the coding sequence GTGACAACAATAGAACTGAACCTAGAATCTAAAGTGATTTTACAACCTTTAAAAATCAGAAAAGACAAGACACATTATATCGTTGAAAAAGAGGAAACTGGTGAATTTTTTGAAATGCCGGAAATTTGCATAGAGGCAATCAAGAAAATTAATAATCGTGAATCATTGGCAACTATTGAAGAACAATTGATTGAAAATTACAAAGAAGAAGAGGTTGATTTATTAGATTTTCTACAACAGTTAATCGATTTAGGACTTGTAAAAGAGGTCGACGGCAAGGAAATAATCACTTATACAAAGGATCAATCAACAACAGGTTTTACTAGCATTTCACCTACTTTCGCCGCATTACTTTTTAATCGGTTGACCATCCCATTATTCATTATCCTTATTATAGCCAATTTCGGTATCTTTGCTTTCTACACTGATTTGTTACCAACTTATACAGACATATTTATATTCGATTCCATGGTATTCAACATTTTGACTTATATGATGTTATCATTAATTTTAATCATTTTGCATGAATTTGGTCATATTTTAGCTATAAGATCCTTCGATTTACCGGCAAATGTTCAAATAGGGAATCGTTTGTTTTTGGTCGTTGCCGAAACGGACTTAACGGCTGCTTGGAAGCTCCCCTCCAAACAAAGGAATCGTTTGTTTTTAGGTGGTATGTTCATTGACCAGCTTATTCTAATTACCGTGTTAATAGTCAAATTGTCAGTATCTATTGATCATTTCGTTATTAATGGAATATTATCCTTAGTGGTTCTTGATATATTTGTTAAAACAATATATCAATGCTGCTTTTATATGAAAACAGATTTATATTATCTATTTGAAAATATAACAGGATGTTACAATTTAATGGAGAACGGAAAAAATCACTTGGCAAAATGGGTGCCATTTATCAAGGTGGATAATACCACCACTATTTTTGAAGAGGAAGAAAAAATAGTTAAATTGTATGGTGTATTTTCCTTCATAGGCGTCTTATTAACGATGTGTTTATTCATTATATATTTTATTCCCCAAACGATTTACTTAATGGTAAATACACTACCACACTTAATGAATCCATCCGGCAATCCATACTTCTGGGATGCACTTGTAATTGTTGCTCAATTCGTTTTAATAATTAGTTTACTGATTTACTCCATTAGAAAAAAGAGAAAATCTGCTTCCGCTTAG
- a CDS encoding HD-GYP domain-containing protein, producing the protein MKTTHRYANLLHEEKRTTVWFLWLIYVIYFGFEIVYYFVLPSVPWQYESGADQSNLPYIKYIVVFALLPIVYYYLKKGKPSPIKYIFFVTVTFSEIILDTLIYYGSEQSYASGNIIELIMIMFSPIFVSKRFFYLVSLGTIFKYLIIGLILSDEIVVIPLVLVSVLSIVACILLYRFLGYVRAIQSSYDKQMEGIVKGVITTLELKDPYTRGHSERVADYAKSLAKATGKFNEEELKGFYYSCLLHDIGKIHIPDSILTKPGKLTDKEFEIIKTHPSVGAQAIAEVEGIAENINVIKHHHERWDGKGYPDGLKENQIDYLARVISIADAFDAITSSRSYRAALPIEKAYEIIINESGTQFDPDLITIFQKVFPKWVEYHNRYHELPDK; encoded by the coding sequence ATGAAAACTACACATAGATATGCAAATCTATTACATGAAGAAAAAAGAACAACGGTATGGTTTTTGTGGTTGATTTACGTTATTTACTTTGGATTTGAAATAGTTTATTATTTCGTATTACCATCAGTGCCATGGCAATATGAGTCAGGTGCGGATCAGAGTAACTTGCCTTACATCAAGTATATTGTCGTTTTTGCACTACTACCTATTGTCTATTATTATCTAAAAAAAGGAAAACCATCTCCAATCAAATATATATTTTTTGTCACAGTAACATTTTCAGAAATTATTTTAGATACTCTCATTTATTATGGAAGTGAACAATCATATGCAAGTGGAAATATCATTGAACTAATAATGATCATGTTTTCACCGATATTTGTTAGCAAACGTTTCTTTTATTTAGTGTCGTTAGGTACAATTTTCAAATACCTAATAATAGGATTAATTTTATCAGATGAAATTGTGGTAATACCTTTGGTTCTAGTTAGCGTATTGTCCATTGTCGCTTGTATTCTTTTATATCGTTTCCTTGGCTATGTCAGAGCTATTCAAAGTTCTTATGACAAGCAGATGGAGGGGATTGTAAAGGGTGTTATCACAACGTTAGAATTAAAGGATCCATATACTCGAGGCCATAGTGAAAGGGTTGCAGATTATGCAAAGTCGTTAGCGAAGGCTACCGGCAAGTTTAATGAGGAAGAATTGAAGGGTTTCTATTATTCCTGTTTACTCCATGATATAGGGAAAATACATATACCTGATTCGATTCTAACAAAACCAGGTAAGCTAACGGATAAAGAATTTGAGATAATTAAAACACATCCTTCTGTAGGGGCACAAGCTATTGCAGAGGTTGAGGGAATTGCAGAAAATATTAATGTGATAAAGCATCACCATGAAAGATGGGATGGTAAAGGTTATCCAGATGGTTTAAAAGAGAACCAAATTGACTATCTGGCAAGGGTGATATCAATTGCAGATGCGTTTGATGCAATAACTTCTTCAAGGTCTTATCGTGCTGCACTACCCATAGAAAAGGCTTATGAGATTATAATAAACGAAAGTGGAACACAATTTGATCCTGATTTAATTACCATTTTCCAAAAGGTCTTTCCTAAATGGGTGGAATATCATAACAGGTATCATGAATTACCAGATAAATGA
- a CDS encoding nucleoside deaminase: MKEEFMKYALEIAYENIVNNNGGPFGAVIVKEGKVVGKGTNVVTTTNDPSAHAEICAIRDACQNLNDYQLTNCEIYTSCEPCPMCLGAIYWARPKAVYYFNTREEAAKVGFDDQYIYDQIALNVEERNLIMKKLDLSSDKLPFPLWEETTDKVEY; this comes from the coding sequence ATGAAGGAAGAATTTATGAAATATGCTTTAGAAATTGCTTATGAGAATATAGTAAATAATAATGGTGGCCCCTTTGGTGCTGTGATTGTTAAAGAGGGTAAGGTGGTAGGTAAAGGAACCAATGTAGTCACAACGACTAATGATCCTTCTGCACATGCGGAAATCTGTGCCATACGAGATGCTTGTCAAAACCTGAATGATTACCAACTAACAAATTGTGAAATTTATACAAGCTGTGAACCATGTCCGATGTGTCTAGGTGCGATTTATTGGGCTCGTCCTAAAGCAGTTTATTATTTTAATACAAGAGAAGAAGCTGCTAAAGTTGGATTTGATGATCAATATATATATGATCAAATCGCTTTGAATGTCGAAGAAAGAAATTTAATAATGAAGAAACTAGATCTTAGTAGTGATAAATTACCTTTCCCATTATGGGAAGAAACTACGGATAAAGTAGAATACTAG